TATCTTCTCGCTCAACACTGCTCTCCTAAAAAAAGAAGACTGGTAGCATTAGTTACAAAACTGAAGCTATAACAAAATATCCATTTATCTTCCAGTTTCACAAGTTATAAATGAACATCATGCAATTAAGAAAAATTTGGAGATTCTACTTACATAGTTGGGAAATATGACCATATCAACATTTCCTGGAACATCAAGAAGCAACTGCCTTAAAGAATACTCCCGAGCACCAGCCGGGTGTATTAATTCATCTGTATCGAGATGAAGAATCCAGTCCATGCCTAAATCCTGATGTTACAACATGCAGAAAAGTGTGTTGATCAACGAAATTATGCAGAAAACAATaatactattaaaaataaaaactagtaAAATGAGAATTTGCCATACCCTTGCCATAACAATGGCCATCTCCATATTGAGGGATTGCTTTACAAAAAGTTCATAATTGCATGGCTTATAAAAGAAACTTGACAGCCATGTCTCATTCCAAATACGGCTGATGCAACCAACAACATATATAATCAGTATGAAAAATCTCTTTCATAGAAACTAAATAATTAGAATAACAATATCTCTATATGTATCTTGAAGACAGGAGAATGTAATATACTACCGTGTCATGTAAAAAGTATAACATGGacaagtaaaagaaataaaattttatgcaaTGAGCATGAACACAAGCAATTAATAAAGCAGAATCTTGAATAAATAGAAGAGTCATTATGGACAGCTAGAAACATCAAAGGATGGTACCGCGTAGTTCTTCAAAGgagtttttaacttttaagtgaGTTATTTCAGAACTCTGGTGAACACTAACCATTGAAAATCACAAAATAGGTTCAAAGGATGCGTTTGTaagaaaagggaaaaaattACTAACCTCTTAGTTTGTTGTTCTTCCAGCTGTCTTGTTCTATATATAACCTTTACACCCTAGTTAAATAACATAAACCAAATTAGGATAATAGCATTAGGAAAGAGAAAGGCTGAatgtaaaacaaaacaaaataattggaTGCTAATACTAAAGATCGGTAGAATATTGAACTTTATTGTTCAACTCGCTTTCACGTTAACGTGTTCTGTGTTTAACTCAATTTAACTAAAaccaattttacaaaataaagtCTATCGAAATCAACTTTTGTCACCATAGAACAAACACACGTTGAGTTTGTGTGAACTTACAGGAATTGATTCCAAGACCTTTGATACTTCGGGAGTAGCAGCCTTCCCTTCCACAAAGAGAAAAAAGTTTGTCACTCCAATGACTTTATGATAAAACATCCAGGGAAGAATCTGCTCAAGCCCGGCAGATGTACTAGATGTGACACAGATCTGCAAATGAAGAATAAAATAAGGatcaaatcaatataaaaaGTAATAATACTTAATAAAATCTATAAAGAAGAGGTCAATCAAGTACTTGGACAAAAAATGAAGACAGGGAAAAGCTTCCCGTGTATTTAAAAAGCTTCATCATAAGAACACTACAAAATTCTAAGAAACAATCTTCAATAAAAATATCTCAAGATTAACTCAATTTGCAGAAACCATCAAATACAGAATTACAGATCATAGAATCCCAATTTTAACATAGATCACATGAACTCAAACTCCAGTACTAATAACATAATTTACTCAAAGTTAAACGCAACAACGACTaaatatataatcaaattttcTAAAAGATTATAAAAGATATGGAAAACCTATAAAATTTCCATATAAAATCAACTAATTACCAATAAAATTTCACAAATTCTATTAAGATTAGAAAGCATGGATCACATGAACCTTCATTCTTCTCATCAACTAATTAATGACCATTTACCAATGAAATTTCTACATGAACCAATAAAACATAGATCGCATGACCTCAACTCAAACTCCAGTACTCATGATAATTTACTCCAACTCAGCTGGGACTAAAGTTTAAACCAAAATTACTATAAGATTAGAAACGATAGTAAAAACAAACACTTTACTAATTGAGAAGCTCGAAAACCAGTATTCAATTCATTATCCTCATAAACTAATCACAACAAAATTTCTAAATGAACCCAATTTATAAACACAGATCACATGACAAAAAACATGAAAACCATCACAATTAActaaaaaagtgaaaataaatCCAAACCCCACAATGAAGCCAACCCTTTAGCTTCAaaatcacaacaacaaaaaacaatcACAACCCACAATTCAAAATTAAGAAAAGAAGCATAAAAAACAAACCTTTGGAGTAAGAGAATCACCAAAATCAAGTTTCCAATTATGATAATAAGGAAAAGAAGGTGAAGAAGAACGACCAAGGTTAAGACAATCAGAAGAATGAGAAGTGGAATGAGAGAAAGGGGGAATAGGAGAAGATTCCATGCCAGGGAAATTATGAGAGCCATGAGGAGATAAAAGGGTGGATGGATCGGTTATGCCACCACGCCATTGAAGGATGAATGCTATAGTTGCTAAGGAGACAGGGAGGAGTGTGAGAAGGAGGAGGATCTTTGAGGTGAAAGAATGGGATGAAGAGGAAGATGATGTGGTTGAACGGAGTGGAGTGTGGAGGTGGTGGTTGTTGATTGGCATGgtggcggtggtggtggtggtggtggtggttggaATGGAAGCAACCACCGAATCGGGTTACACACGCAACAGCAACAGCTCCTCTGTTCTGTGATAGTGAGGAGAGTGGGAAATGGGAATCAATGAATCAAACAAAATTGGATGGAGTCGGTCACATATGCTTtacttctttca
This portion of the Trifolium pratense cultivar HEN17-A07 linkage group LG3, ARS_RC_1.1, whole genome shotgun sequence genome encodes:
- the LOC123913995 gene encoding glycosyltransferase-like KOBITO 1, which translates into the protein MPINNHHLHTPLRSTTSSSSSSHSFTSKILLLLTLLPVSLATIAFILQWRGGITDPSTLLSPHGSHNFPGMESSPIPPFSHSTSHSSDCLNLGRSSSPSFPYYHNWKLDFGDSLTPKICVTSSTSAGLEQILPWMFYHKVIGVTNFFLFVEGKAATPEVSKVLESIPGVKVIYRTRQLEEQQTKSRIWNETWLSSFFYKPCNYELFVKQSLNMEMAIVMARDLGMDWILHLDTDELIHPAGAREYSLRQLLLDVPGNVDMVIFPNYESSVEREDIKEPFSEVTMFKKNYDHLPKDTYFGMYKDSVRGNPNYFLTYGNGKSVARVQDHLRPNGAHRWHNYMKTPNEIKLEEAAVLHYTYAKFSDLTSRRDRCGCKPTKEDVKRCFMLEFDRSAFIIASTATEEEMLKWYNEHVVWGDKELKIKLLRKGILTRIYTPMVIIQSLRESGVFSSVIASAPKISKEKFLHSIDSSNSTRAVASISLPSRKIGRTKESQATARKTLDFESAVFQELAVPPQSPPGVVEDSNLISHS